A genomic region of Campylobacter corcagiensis contains the following coding sequences:
- a CDS encoding ABC transporter permease — MQVNSKFFISSIFKSLKVGSKRVFVIFIAIFIGTAVSSGFLGIYFDIDTKMSKELKAYGANFIMTPTNSNFMEFKKYQNALEKIDKNTLLGQTPYLYGYYSFGIGNGIIAGVDFAGLKKTKPFLEIRKGSMNLSDFSKNSAFLGLNLAKSLEAKINQTITITNPKNLISKNVIVKGIFYGGDESDELMFVNISLAQELEGKNIINYANAVINLDFDAILNLSKNLSSDEINAKPIAQISLSEGAVLEKIKGLMALIGVVILIISSTSVNTTLSSIIFSRKKEIALNLALGATKKDIIKLFGSEIAIITIFSAILGAFSGYILAQILGMMIFKASIDFRVLSVVIAVLISLFCSFVAAFYPIKKAIKINLADTLRGE; from the coding sequence ATGCAAGTAAATAGTAAATTTTTCATAAGCTCGATTTTTAAAAGCTTAAAAGTTGGAAGCAAAAGAGTGTTTGTAATTTTTATAGCTATTTTTATAGGAACAGCAGTTAGTTCTGGATTTTTAGGAATTTATTTTGATATTGATACAAAAATGAGTAAAGAGTTAAAAGCTTATGGTGCAAATTTTATCATGACCCCAACAAATAGTAATTTTATGGAGTTTAAAAAGTATCAAAATGCACTAGAAAAAATAGATAAAAACACTCTTTTAGGACAGACTCCTTATCTTTATGGATATTATAGTTTTGGAATTGGAAATGGAATAATTGCAGGGGTTGATTTTGCTGGACTTAAAAAAACTAAGCCGTTTTTAGAGATTAGAAAAGGAAGTATGAATTTAAGTGATTTTTCAAAAAATTCTGCATTTTTAGGGCTAAATTTAGCAAAAAGTTTGGAGGCTAAGATAAATCAAACAATCACAATCACAAATCCTAAAAATTTAATATCAAAAAATGTCATCGTAAAAGGGATATTTTATGGTGGCGATGAAAGCGATGAGCTTATGTTTGTTAATATTTCTTTAGCTCAAGAGCTAGAAGGAAAAAATATCATAAACTACGCAAATGCGGTTATAAATTTAGACTTTGATGCGATTTTAAATTTAAGTAAAAATTTAAGTAGTGATGAAATAAACGCAAAGCCGATCGCACAAATTTCGCTCTCAGAAGGTGCAGTACTTGAGAAAATAAAAGGGCTTATGGCTTTAATTGGCGTTGTAATTTTGATAATTAGCTCAACTAGCGTTAATACAACTCTTAGTTCTATAATTTTTTCTAGAAAAAAAGAAATTGCTTTAAATTTAGCTCTTGGTGCAACAAAAAAAGATATTATTAAGCTTTTTGGAAGTGAAATTGCAATTATTACTATTTTTAGTGCGATTCTTGGGGCATTTAGTGGGTATATTTTGGCTCAAATTTTAGGAATGATGATTTTTAAAGCAAGTATTGATTTTAGAGTTTTATCGGTTGTAATTGCTGTTTTAATCTCTTTGTTTTGTTCATTTGTGGCTGCTTTTTATCCAATAAAAAAAGCTATTAAAATTAATCTTGCAGATACACTTAGAGGAGAATAA
- a CDS encoding iron transporter, with product MKKSLLSVALSSAVLASVAFGGEVPIGDPIEMHGMEIAAVYLQPIEMEPRGIDLAASLADIHLEADIHATKGNPNGFPEGFWVPYLTIAYQLTNLDNGKVKKGTFMPMVADDGPHYGANIKMDGGIGNYELIYAIQNPEKQGFGRHVDEETGVGKWFEPFTVKYTFKYTGTPDK from the coding sequence ATGAAAAAAAGTCTATTAAGCGTCGCACTAAGTAGTGCAGTTTTAGCAAGTGTAGCATTTGGCGGAGAAGTTCCAATTGGCGATCCAATCGAAATGCATGGAATGGAAATAGCAGCTGTTTATTTGCAACCAATTGAGATGGAACCTAGGGGAATCGACCTTGCGGCAAGCCTAGCAGATATTCACCTTGAAGCAGATATTCATGCAACAAAAGGTAATCCAAATGGCTTTCCAGAAGGATTTTGGGTTCCGTATTTAACAATTGCATATCAACTAACAAATTTAGACAACGGCAAAGTTAAAAAAGGAACTTTTATGCCAATGGTTGCAGATGATGGTCCTCACTATGGAGCAAACATCAAAATGGATGGCGGAATTGGAAATTATGAGCTAATTTATGCAATTCAAAATCCTGAAAAACAAGGTTTTGGTCGCCATGTGGATGAAGAAACTGGTGTTGGCAAATGGTTTGAACCTTTTACTGTTAAATACACATTTAAATACACAGGCACACCTGATAAATAA
- a CDS encoding ABC transporter permease, with the protein MIFKIILSSIRGDMKILSFLTIFLTSLLISSMLNITLSIGNVVSKELRSYGSNILVLPKGNSLSIDVGDQKFEPLKNENYINESDLHAIKEIFWRNNIVGFAPFLTALVDDKKIVGTYFDKNVKVTDEEDFTTGIKAIYPFWKIDGKLPKDDSLDEVLVGSDLALKENLKLNDEINIAGKTLKVVGILDFGGEFSNKFITSLKFTQTLLNLENKVEKVEVSALTIPENDLAIKARKNLDYLDQVEYDLWYCTAFVSSIAYQISEDLKGADAKPQTQISDAESSVVTKIQTLMLVVSLISLIVSSIAISSLMTSEIYRRTKEIGLLKALGATNFQIYLNFALGSVVVAVFSSLVGVIFGYLISQIIAYFIFSHFINFSLIVIPITLFFAVLIALIGSLLPMKNVINLLPAEVLYASK; encoded by the coding sequence GTGATTTTTAAAATAATTTTATCATCCATTAGAGGTGATATGAAAATTTTATCATTTTTAACTATATTTTTAACATCTTTGCTTATTTCATCCATGCTTAATATTACTTTAAGCATTGGAAATGTCGTCTCAAAAGAGTTAAGAAGTTATGGTTCAAATATCTTAGTTTTACCAAAGGGAAACTCGCTTAGCATTGATGTTGGAGATCAAAAATTCGAGCCACTTAAAAATGAAAATTATATAAATGAAAGCGACCTGCACGCTATAAAAGAGATTTTTTGGAGAAATAATATAGTTGGTTTTGCACCGTTTTTAACAGCTTTGGTAGATGATAAAAAAATAGTCGGAACTTATTTTGATAAAAATGTAAAAGTAACTGACGAAGAGGACTTTACAACTGGAATAAAAGCGATTTATCCATTTTGGAAAATAGATGGAAAACTTCCAAAAGATGATAGTTTAGATGAAGTTTTAGTTGGAAGTGATTTGGCTTTAAAAGAGAATTTAAAACTAAATGATGAGATTAATATAGCTGGAAAAACTCTAAAAGTTGTTGGAATTTTAGATTTTGGCGGTGAGTTTTCTAATAAATTTATAACTTCTTTAAAATTTACTCAAACTCTTTTAAATTTAGAAAACAAAGTTGAAAAAGTTGAAGTCTCAGCACTAACCATACCAGAAAATGACCTTGCTATAAAGGCTAGGAAAAACCTTGATTATTTAGATCAAGTTGAGTATGATTTATGGTATTGCACCGCTTTTGTTAGCTCAATCGCTTATCAAATAAGTGAGGATTTAAAAGGTGCTGATGCAAAACCACAAACTCAAATAAGCGATGCTGAAAGTAGCGTCGTAACTAAAATTCAAACCCTGATGCTAGTAGTTAGCCTCATTTCTTTAATAGTTTCAAGCATTGCAATTTCATCGCTTATGACATCAGAAATTTATAGACGAACGAAAGAAATTGGACTTTTAAAGGCTTTGGGGGCAACAAATTTTCAAATTTATCTAAATTTTGCTCTGGGAAGCGTTGTGGTTGCGGTATTTTCATCGCTAGTTGGAGTTATTTTTGGATATTTGATTTCTCAAATTATTGCGTATTTTATTTTCTCACATTTTATAAATTTTTCATTAATCGTAATTCCTATAACTCTGTTTTTTGCTGTTTTAATCGCACTTATTGGTTCACTTTTGCCGATGAAAAATGTCATAAATTTACTTCCAGCGGAGGTTTTGTATGCAAGTAAATAG
- a CDS encoding FTR1 family iron permease, which produces MRVFLTIFIFLTSLCFARVDDFYKESNIIKDLINQSVEVYESGDNLKAKKLIEDAYFQHFENMEGAIGRNIGRRAITMERKFTNLRRYYKENADINKIKALIDGLYFDLDEVVPIIQDGFKLKAEASDLDYDKEAAIKSSIEANAKREAAADDIFAAILGTSNKTDENKSETLYKTATKNETLNLNETENLNQAENKTTNLNATDIIAPESSDEVVANLQAASALNPKLQALHDEFSLKLDEAAISFRNKDLTKTKSLINGALYDDYRNTKLEIAISKFTKPKLDQQIQQALRSAVTSLDDANLTEHDIREKFENIKNDLFDAMLLIPEENIKDIKFAGFDDTELDRAKDYSKVANEIKLATDNILKNYEKQPKEALIDELQSTYLDIFEASGMENKIGAVDSALKLEIESVFTHGVALIKSGASKNELKANFDKLNELLVGSLDKVNNSSPLFLFLAAFGILLREGLEALIIVVAIVSYLIQSGNKNRLNIAYSALFTGVFLSFVAAFLIYYFFRAYAGQFRELLEGITFLIAVVLLIYVGFWMLHKARDQKWAHTLKTGAMDAISKNSAKTLWITVFLAVFREGAETVLFYQALLFDAKTSADFSAVFVGLGVALVVLVVLYFLLKAGAVRIPIKLFFKITSYIIFYMCFVFTGKGVAELIEGKIISPTLIGYEFKPITWLGLYPYYETLLPQILVLTILIIGILITNKLQKKETK; this is translated from the coding sequence ATGAGAGTATTTCTTACTATTTTTATTTTTTTAACTTCGCTATGCTTTGCAAGAGTTGATGACTTTTACAAAGAAAGTAACATTATAAAAGACTTAATCAATCAAAGCGTTGAAGTTTATGAAAGTGGCGATAATTTAAAAGCTAAAAAGTTAATTGAAGATGCATATTTTCAGCATTTTGAAAATATGGAAGGTGCAATTGGTAGAAATATCGGGCGTCGTGCTATCACAATGGAGCGTAAATTTACAAATTTAAGACGCTACTACAAAGAAAACGCTGATATCAATAAGATAAAAGCTTTAATTGATGGGCTTTATTTTGACCTTGATGAAGTTGTGCCAATTATACAAGATGGTTTTAAACTAAAAGCAGAAGCGAGTGATTTAGACTATGATAAAGAAGCAGCTATTAAATCTTCAATTGAAGCAAATGCAAAACGCGAAGCTGCAGCTGATGATATTTTCGCTGCTATTTTAGGAACTTCAAATAAAACAGATGAAAATAAAAGCGAAACTTTATATAAAACTGCAACTAAAAATGAAACTCTAAATTTAAATGAAACTGAAAATTTAAATCAAGCTGAAAATAAAACTACAAATTTAAATGCAACTGACATTATCGCTCCAGAATCAAGCGATGAAGTTGTAGCAAACCTTCAAGCTGCATCAGCCTTAAATCCAAAACTTCAAGCCTTGCATGATGAGTTTTCTCTAAAACTTGATGAAGCGGCGATTTCTTTTAGAAATAAAGACTTAACTAAGACAAAAAGCCTTATAAATGGGGCTTTATATGATGATTATAGAAACACAAAGCTTGAAATTGCAATTTCTAAATTTACAAAACCAAAGCTAGACCAACAAATTCAACAAGCTTTAAGAAGTGCTGTAACTTCGCTTGATGATGCAAATTTAACCGAACACGACATTAGAGAAAAATTTGAAAATATTAAAAATGATCTTTTTGATGCGATGCTTTTAATACCTGAGGAAAATATTAAAGATATTAAATTTGCGGGGTTTGATGATACAGAGCTAGACAGAGCAAAAGATTATTCAAAAGTTGCAAATGAGATAAAACTTGCAACTGATAATATTTTAAAAAATTATGAAAAACAACCAAAAGAAGCTTTGATTGATGAGCTACAAAGCACTTATTTAGACATCTTTGAAGCTTCTGGCATGGAAAATAAAATTGGAGCTGTTGATAGTGCTTTAAAATTAGAAATTGAAAGCGTTTTTACTCATGGTGTGGCTCTTATTAAAAGTGGAGCAAGCAAAAATGAGTTAAAAGCAAATTTTGATAAATTAAATGAATTATTAGTTGGCTCACTTGATAAGGTAAATAATAGCTCACCTCTGTTTTTATTCCTTGCAGCGTTTGGAATTTTACTAAGAGAGGGCTTGGAAGCCTTAATCATCGTAGTTGCCATCGTTTCATACTTAATCCAAAGTGGAAATAAAAATAGATTAAACATTGCTTATTCAGCACTTTTTACAGGTGTGTTTTTAAGCTTTGTGGCTGCGTTTTTAATTTATTACTTTTTTAGAGCTTACGCTGGGCAGTTTAGAGAGCTGTTAGAAGGCATTACATTTTTAATAGCCGTTGTGCTTTTAATTTATGTTGGATTTTGGATGCTTCACAAAGCAAGAGATCAAAAATGGGCTCATACTTTAAAAACAGGAGCTATGGATGCAATAAGTAAAAATTCAGCTAAAACTCTATGGATAACTGTATTTTTAGCAGTATTTAGAGAAGGAGCTGAGACAGTTTTATTCTATCAAGCACTTTTATTTGATGCAAAAACAAGTGCTGATTTTAGTGCTGTTTTTGTAGGGCTTGGCGTTGCATTAGTGGTTTTAGTTGTGCTTTATTTCTTGCTTAAAGCAGGAGCAGTTAGAATTCCTATAAAGCTATTTTTCAAAATAACTTCATATATTATTTTTTATATGTGTTTTGTATTTACAGGAAAAGGTGTGGCTGAGTTAATTGAAGGCAAAATCATCTCTCCGACATTAATTGGCTATGAGTTTAAACCTATAACTTGGCTTGGACTTTATCCATATTATGAAACACTTTTACCACAAATTTTGGTTCTTACAATACTAATAATTGGTATTTTAATAACAAATAAACTTCAAAAAAAGGAGACGAAATGA
- a CDS encoding Fe-S-containing protein: MSIFFVHIINAFLPLVFFITLFYLKDKFINLISLVVTSFVFGYFAYFIALKYPYGLRNLYLVTNLILAVLFILSPILLLKIPKFIKFIVVFLVSFGFSVKYFYVSNGYEIFDNTLLDTLGIKNFSFVFLGLIFFIVYYFCVKISAQIYNKKTFSFLVGLVFLIINLSYFISEILLILMRKGVVETSSTTLSFVAKSLHYEKMFCYFYIAVFILYGALTLLKLIKNNKKTNILDIKFRKNLAYNNKIKFNFFSIILSSIIALTTLLYYDLHASKPLAIDEPTIVEPSQNDEFVFDINELKDNKLHRYAYISDDGKTIRFFMINKYPDRLVPTAVFDSCMICGDKGYVKKGDELICVACNVRIFLPSVGKMGGCNPIPFNFRVEKDKLIIPLSEIMLGANYFSEVREKLVIDPVSKNKIINLKAKFNYVYGDKTYFFESEENKKEFIKDPSKYVKTLTKAHFRVEGYKEAKGDF; the protein is encoded by the coding sequence ATGAGTATATTTTTTGTTCATATAATAAATGCGTTTTTACCGCTAGTTTTTTTCATAACTCTTTTTTACTTAAAAGATAAATTTATAAATTTAATAAGCTTAGTAGTTACTTCTTTTGTCTTTGGATATTTTGCTTATTTTATAGCTTTAAAGTATCCTTATGGATTAAGGAATTTATATTTAGTTACAAATTTAATTTTAGCAGTTTTATTTATATTAAGCCCGATTTTGCTTTTAAAAATTCCTAAATTTATTAAATTTATAGTGGTGTTTTTAGTTTCGTTTGGATTTAGCGTAAAATATTTTTATGTAAGTAACGGCTATGAAATTTTTGATAATACATTGCTTGACACTCTTGGTATAAAAAACTTCTCTTTTGTGTTTTTGGGTCTGATTTTTTTCATAGTCTATTATTTTTGTGTTAAAATATCTGCTCAAATTTACAACAAAAAAACATTTTCATTTTTAGTTGGTTTGGTTTTTTTAATCATAAATTTATCCTATTTTATATCAGAAATTTTACTTATTTTGATGCGAAAAGGAGTTGTTGAAACAAGTTCTACAACACTATCTTTTGTAGCAAAATCACTCCATTATGAAAAGATGTTTTGTTATTTTTACATCGCAGTTTTTATCTTATACGGGGCTTTAACTCTTTTAAAACTCATTAAAAATAACAAAAAAACTAACATTTTAGATATAAAATTTAGAAAAAATTTAGCATACAACAACAAAATCAAGTTTAACTTTTTTAGCATAATTTTATCATCAATTATTGCTTTAACGACTCTTTTGTATTATGACTTACACGCCTCAAAACCGCTTGCGATAGATGAGCCAACTATTGTTGAACCTAGTCAAAATGATGAGTTTGTATTTGACATAAATGAGTTAAAAGATAACAAACTTCACCGCTATGCTTATATAAGCGATGATGGAAAAACTATAAGGTTTTTTATGATAAATAAATATCCTGATAGGCTTGTTCCAACTGCGGTTTTTGATAGTTGTATGATTTGTGGAGATAAGGGCTATGTTAAAAAAGGAGATGAGCTAATTTGCGTGGCTTGTAATGTGAGAATTTTCCTACCATCAGTTGGCAAAATGGGCGGATGCAATCCGATTCCTTTTAATTTTAGAGTTGAAAAAGATAAATTAATTATTCCTTTAAGTGAAATTATGCTTGGAGCAAACTATTTTAGCGAAGTTAGAGAAAAACTTGTAATTGATCCAGTTAGTAAAAACAAAATAATAAATTTAAAAGCTAAATTTAACTATGTTTATGGCGATAAAACTTACTTTTTTGAAAGCGAGGAAAATAAAAAAGAGTTTATAAAAGATCCTTCAAAATATGTAAAAACTCTCACAAAAGCTCATTTTAGAGTTGAAGGATATAAGGAGGCTAAAGGTGATTTTTAA
- a CDS encoding type II secretion system protein GspD has product MISVSFSFSIEYRSISFSDFLGEISGITGKNIVISGNIDTNFDVFLPTLDLTKIEVISDLLDDILRVNNLDYTMQDSIILIYSTNEEEKPILNDYIIKFKNISKEDVTKALELFQENIKYSVYSDRVLLLTTESQYKIINSMINGLDTSYQFRQLSFSIVATDVSKLKEVGPKIDVLLNPLDHFYLKLMTNVLSVDSSRIQKDNVSSLINLLQSNGISQLLYNPRITLIDNKDSVIESVVKTPIKKSNINVENSQTVQTEEVVYENVGLKLNISGVLITDDSVSFGLDLYIENLLDDTDTPRISSRHIKTNVHLTYQNSYLIGGINSKESIKSKETIPVIEHIPVLGNLLSYKNEKVNDYSFSVFITLIPDPCKVYFVRYLNDDGTLRSKSQRDNDLSFVCAKHDARSSLAGDPRSGESK; this is encoded by the coding sequence TTGATTTCCGTTAGTTTCTCTTTTAGTATAGAATATCGCTCAATTTCTTTTAGTGATTTTCTAGGTGAGATAAGTGGTATAACCGGTAAAAATATTGTTATTAGTGGAAATATTGATACAAATTTTGACGTATTTTTACCAACATTAGATTTGACAAAAATTGAAGTTATTAGTGATTTACTTGATGATATATTAAGAGTTAATAATCTTGATTATACAATGCAAGATAGCATTATATTAATCTATAGCACTAATGAAGAAGAAAAGCCTATTTTAAATGATTATATTATTAAATTTAAAAATATATCTAAAGAAGATGTTACTAAAGCTTTAGAGCTTTTTCAAGAAAATATAAAATATAGTGTTTATTCTGATCGCGTATTACTTTTAACCACTGAAAGCCAGTACAAAATTATTAATAGTATGATAAACGGTCTAGATACTTCATATCAATTTAGACAGCTTAGTTTTAGTATTGTAGCAACTGATGTATCTAAATTAAAAGAAGTTGGACCAAAAATAGATGTTTTATTAAATCCACTTGATCATTTCTACCTTAAATTAATGACTAATGTTTTAAGTGTTGATAGCTCTAGAATACAAAAAGATAACGTTTCTAGCCTTATAAATTTACTTCAAAGCAATGGAATATCTCAATTGCTATATAACCCTAGAATTACGCTTATAGATAATAAAGATAGTGTAATTGAAAGTGTTGTAAAGACTCCTATAAAAAAATCAAATATTAATGTTGAAAATTCACAAACTGTTCAAACTGAAGAAGTTGTTTATGAAAATGTTGGTTTAAAGCTAAATATAAGTGGTGTTCTAATAACTGATGATAGTGTCTCTTTTGGGCTTGATTTATATATAGAAAATTTGTTAGATGATACAGATACACCAAGAATTTCATCAAGGCATATCAAAACAAATGTTCATCTCACTTATCAAAATAGCTACCTAATCGGTGGTATAAACTCTAAGGAAAGTATAAAAAGTAAAGAAACTATACCTGTTATAGAACATATTCCAGTTTTAGGTAATCTTTTAAGTTATAAAAATGAAAAAGTTAATGATTACTCTTTTAGTGTTTTTATAACCCTTATACCTGATCCTTGTAAGGTTTATTTTGTTAGATATCTAAATGACGATGGAACTCTTAGAAGTAAAAGCCAAAGAGATAATGACTTAAGTTTTGTATGTGCGAAGCACGACGCGAGAAGCTCACTTGCAGGGGACCCACGAAGTGGGGAAAGCAAGTGA
- a CDS encoding tyrosine-type recombinase/integrase, whose translation MTLNQVFNSYLVYYELLLRPSTLRSDIATYNKHFKDNLGLKFVSDIKFLEIQKFCNDLIKQGYKIKTVKNILAKLRVIFKFAVKMELINKNPCDLVELPQFDNKRYFDYSIQIQKKIIKAIVENTGYNADIYFFLLHGRRKSEVLNLKWSDINLKTKTYKIPFQINKAKRDMIYSMSDELYNRLYKRYIQAKKDNALNNYIFINPNTNTKFTDLRRSWNSLLKRNNLPKIRLHDIRHLIATYSINYLNLPVEQVSFTLGHTNITTTQRYITTDIKKSKHTIENLIKSVKT comes from the coding sequence ATGACTTTAAATCAAGTTTTTAATAGCTATCTAGTATATTATGAGCTTTTACTTCGTCCTAGCACTTTAAGAAGTGATATAGCTACATATAACAAACATTTCAAAGATAATTTAGGTCTTAAATTTGTAAGTGATATAAAATTCCTTGAAATTCAGAAATTTTGTAATGATCTTATAAAGCAGGGCTATAAAATAAAAACAGTAAAAAATATACTAGCTAAACTTAGAGTAATATTTAAATTTGCTGTAAAAATGGAGCTTATAAATAAAAACCCTTGTGATTTGGTTGAACTTCCACAATTTGATAATAAAAGATACTTTGATTACTCCATTCAAATACAAAAGAAAATAATAAAAGCTATAGTTGAAAATACTGGATACAATGCTGATATATATTTCTTTTTACTACACGGAAGAAGAAAATCAGAAGTACTAAATTTAAAGTGGTCTGATATAAATTTAAAAACAAAAACTTATAAAATACCATTTCAAATCAATAAAGCTAAAAGAGATATGATCTATTCTATGAGTGATGAACTATATAATAGACTTTATAAAAGATACATTCAAGCTAAAAAAGATAATGCCCTTAATAATTATATATTTATTAACCCTAATACTAATACTAAATTTACAGATTTAAGAAGAAGTTGGAACTCGCTTTTAAAAAGAAATAATCTACCTAAAATAAGACTGCACGATATAAGACATCTAATAGCAACTTATTCAATCAATTATCTAAATTTACCAGTAGAGCAGGTAAGTTTTACACTAGGACATACAAATATAACTACAACTCAAAGATATATTACAACTGATATTAAAAAATCAAAACACACAATCGAAAACCTTATAAAATCAGTTAAAACTTAA
- a CDS encoding ABC transporter ATP-binding protein — MDSVISLKNIHKGFKDVCALDSISFEVPKNQWLSIMGPSGSGKTTLINILSLMDNPTSGEYFLLGKNVADLSQKEHLKIRRETIGLIFQQFHLIPYLSVLENVMLAQYYHSSVDLEDAKAMLDMVGLSHRFSHLPNQLSGGEQQRVCIARALINNPEILIADEPTGNLDEKNEGVVLELFQKIKQNGKTIILITHNPKLGKNGDRMITLSHGKLINDEKIS, encoded by the coding sequence ATGGATAGTGTAATAAGTTTAAAAAACATTCATAAAGGTTTTAAAGATGTTTGTGCATTAGATAGCATTAGTTTTGAAGTGCCTAAAAATCAGTGGCTAAGTATAATGGGGCCAAGTGGGAGTGGAAAAACAACGCTAATAAATATCTTATCTTTAATGGATAATCCAACAAGTGGTGAGTATTTTTTACTAGGCAAAAATGTTGCCGATCTGTCTCAAAAAGAGCATTTAAAGATTAGAAGAGAAACAATTGGGCTTATTTTTCAACAATTTCATTTAATTCCATATTTAAGTGTTTTAGAAAATGTGATGCTTGCTCAGTATTATCACTCAAGCGTTGATTTAGAGGATGCTAAAGCGATGCTTGATATGGTTGGGTTAAGCCATAGATTTAGCCATCTTCCAAACCAGCTTAGTGGCGGCGAACAACAAAGAGTGTGCATAGCAAGGGCTTTGATAAATAATCCTGAGATTTTAATAGCTGATGAGCCAACTGGAAATTTAGACGAAAAAAATGAAGGTGTTGTATTAGAGCTTTTTCAAAAAATTAAGCAAAATGGCAAAACTATAATTTTAATCACACATAACCCAAAACTAGGCAAAAATGGCGATAGAATGATAACTTTATCACATGGAAAACTAATAAATGATGAAAAAATTTCTTAG
- a CDS encoding radical SAM protein, with product MYGISELDKKFLKFKLKNQKKFLDENFLYINGECKPYSDFYFSSWHNSNRYIAELNNRVSSLNKYANDRGLKPIFAVLTLPSEYHRKKIITLKSGRKKLVNNKKFIDDENHTIKAGSDRLQSVVRSIMNSNTIRSIPKYEKCYITTKEPHKDGTCHLNLLLFVPKKFLSRSVNVIKNRFLDTHSKVTTDIKNPTAYIMKYIFKTLDDLRENSELENLTDITFWYLKHKIRRFTMSQTFISLEIYRKLNGRYSLISLTKNYNKGLITVLLDPESKKPMQIFDEFGEIWQKRRVNHNNSIKTTIDWQSIKENRKDIKLNKLKSLNQKRRNLELYYSGELNPKEMSITNMSDWTLTNYYLAYDHSDENVQRLAILENELYKRGFNNLTNNNDLLDLNDIDELYNHFIDKEMKYLEF from the coding sequence ATGTATGGCATTTCAGAATTAGATAAAAAGTTTTTAAAATTTAAGTTAAAAAATCAAAAAAAATTTTTAGATGAGAACTTTTTATATATTAATGGTGAGTGTAAACCTTATAGTGATTTTTATTTTTCATCTTGGCATAATTCGAATCGTTATATTGCTGAACTTAATAACAGGGTATCAAGTTTAAATAAATATGCAAATGATAGGGGGTTAAAGCCTATATTTGCTGTTTTAACTTTACCTAGTGAATATCATAGAAAAAAAATTATAACTTTAAAAAGTGGTAGAAAAAAGTTAGTTAATAATAAAAAGTTTATCGATGATGAAAATCATACTATCAAAGCTGGTTCTGACAGGCTTCAAAGTGTTGTAAGAAGTATAATGAATTCTAATACAATTCGTTCTATTCCAAAATATGAAAAATGTTATATCACAACAAAAGAACCACATAAAGATGGAACTTGCCATTTAAATTTACTTTTATTTGTTCCTAAAAAATTTTTATCTAGATCTGTTAATGTTATTAAAAATAGATTTTTAGATACTCATTCTAAGGTAACTACAGATATTAAAAATCCGACTGCTTATATTATGAAGTATATTTTTAAAACATTAGATGATTTACGAGAGAATTCAGAACTTGAAAATTTAACCGATATAACATTTTGGTATTTAAAGCATAAAATAAGGCGTTTTACAATGTCACAAACCTTTATAAGTCTTGAAATTTATCGAAAATTAAATGGTCGTTATTCTTTAATTTCTCTTACTAAAAATTATAATAAAGGTTTAATAACTGTATTATTAGATCCTGAATCTAAAAAACCTATGCAAATTTTTGATGAGTTTGGTGAAATTTGGCAAAAAAGAAGAGTAAATCATAATAATTCTATAAAAACTACCATCGACTGGCAATCAATTAAAGAAAACAGAAAAGATATCAAGCTAAATAAACTTAAATCTCTAAATCAAAAACGAAGAAATTTAGAACTTTATTATAGTGGAGAACTAAACCCTAAAGAGATGAGTATTACAAATATGAGCGATTGGACTTTAACAAATTACTATCTTGCTTATGACCATAGTGATGAGAATGTACAAAGGTTAGCCATCTTAGAAAATGAGCTATACAAACGTGGATTTAACAATCTAACTAATAATAATGACTTATTAGATTTAAACGATATTGATGAACTTTATAACCATTTCATCGATAAAGAGATGAAATATTTAGAATTTTAA